From Desulfuromonas soudanensis, the proteins below share one genomic window:
- a CDS encoding NAD(P)H-quinone oxidoreductase: MKAVLLDGFGDIDVLKVGEAEKPAPKENEVLIRVIATSINRPDLVQRQGKYPPPAGDSEILGLEVAGTIEELGDAVKGWKVGDRVMTLVGGGGYAEYAVAYASHLMPIPEKMSFEEAACVCESYITAFLNVFMIGELKDGQTALLHGGGGGVNTAAIQLAKALTPDAVLIVTAHPDKIERVKALGVDLVIDYTTTADFTEAVKNFTAKKGVDLILDHVGAKYLAPNMNSLAYKGKMVSIGVISGIKAELNLALMMVKRQQIIGSVLRSRPVAEKAEIVAEFTRRALPEFADRTIVPIIEKVFPLDQVVDAHRMMEEDRHFGKIVLKVQ; encoded by the coding sequence ATGAAAGCTGTGTTGCTCGATGGATTCGGCGATATCGACGTCCTCAAGGTCGGCGAAGCCGAAAAACCGGCGCCGAAGGAGAATGAAGTCCTGATCCGGGTGATCGCGACCTCGATCAACCGTCCCGACCTGGTGCAGCGCCAGGGGAAATACCCCCCACCGGCCGGAGACTCGGAGATCCTCGGCCTCGAGGTCGCCGGAACCATCGAAGAGCTCGGCGACGCGGTCAAGGGGTGGAAGGTCGGCGACCGGGTGATGACCCTGGTCGGCGGCGGCGGCTACGCCGAGTACGCCGTGGCCTACGCCAGCCACCTGATGCCGATCCCGGAGAAGATGAGCTTCGAGGAAGCGGCCTGCGTCTGCGAATCGTATATCACCGCCTTCCTCAACGTCTTCATGATCGGGGAGTTGAAGGACGGTCAGACCGCCCTCCTTCACGGCGGCGGCGGCGGCGTCAACACCGCGGCGATTCAGCTCGCCAAGGCGCTGACCCCCGACGCCGTGCTGATCGTCACCGCCCACCCGGACAAGATCGAGCGGGTCAAGGCTCTCGGCGTCGACCTGGTCATCGACTACACCACCACGGCCGATTTCACCGAAGCAGTGAAAAACTTCACCGCCAAGAAGGGGGTCGACCTCATCCTCGACCACGTCGGCGCCAAGTACCTGGCCCCGAACATGAATTCCCTGGCCTACAAGGGGAAGATGGTGAGCATCGGGGTGATTTCCGGCATCAAGGCCGAGCTCAACCTGGCACTGATGATGGTCAAACGCCAGCAGATCATCGGCTCGGTGCTGCGCAGCCGGCCGGTGGCGGAAAAGGCCGAGATCGTCGCCGAGTTCACCCGCCGGGCGCTCCCCGAATTCGCCGACCGCACCATCGTTCCGATCATCGAGAAGGTCTTCCCTCTCGACCAGGTCGTCGACGCCCACCGGATGATGGAAGAAGACCGCCATTTCGGCAAGATCGTCCTCAAGGTGCAGTGA
- a CDS encoding rubredoxin-like domain-containing protein: MVVTWECTVCGYLHQGAEPPSTCPRCGTASSSFSPAAKDVAAEKIGLLRDLYRTLVLHAVVAHFPNGLLPAALLFLSLSLVTAAPCLEPAAFYMTALVVACLPLSLASGIRDWRRRYGGVRAPIFYKKIALGSFLLIFGAAAVWLRATDPALMSEGGALRLLYLALLGAMMACAVFLGHYGAKLVFQWPRDRS; this comes from the coding sequence ATGGTCGTCACCTGGGAATGCACCGTCTGCGGCTATCTGCACCAGGGGGCCGAACCTCCGTCCACCTGCCCGCGCTGCGGGACGGCGTCCTCGTCCTTTTCTCCGGCGGCGAAGGACGTCGCCGCGGAAAAAATCGGCCTCCTCCGCGATCTCTATCGGACTCTGGTGCTGCACGCCGTCGTCGCCCATTTCCCCAATGGCCTGCTGCCGGCGGCCCTTCTCTTTCTCTCCCTCTCCCTTGTCACCGCCGCACCCTGTCTGGAGCCGGCGGCCTTTTACATGACGGCCCTGGTCGTGGCCTGCCTCCCCCTGTCGCTGGCTTCCGGCATCCGCGACTGGCGCAGGCGCTACGGCGGAGTCAGGGCGCCGATCTTCTACAAGAAGATCGCCCTGGGGAGCTTCCTGCTGATCTTCGGGGCGGCGGCCGTCTGGCTCCGCGCCACAGACCCGGCGCTGATGAGCGAAGGGGGGGCTCTCCGCCTCCTCTATCTCGCCCTCCTCGGCGCCATGATGGCCTGCGCCGTCTTTCTCGGCCACTACGGCGCCAAGCTCGTCTTCCAGTGGCCGAGGGACCGGAGCTAG
- a CDS encoding YeiH family protein — protein sequence MVATARVGKVWDSRRAILLAIFIGTLFFLFQRFIGSYFTDPLILSLVAGIAVRALTGSRWQLQESFLPVYRLFIPVGIFFYAVKNLNFSRNLSLSPSLLGLLVLVMLVYFVTIFLLGAWMGQKKTITYLTAAGSAICGASAIAITSPALDAEPDDVSISLLAVASTSLVALFVIFPFLGTLFDLSGTTYALASGSVLQLTGFVKAAVGHMPYLSGAIPASELAALALSVKAGRYLGLLVAIPLLSSLARKRMSLPWTLWVFVGAGLLGTRLSMAFPTFYQETLLPVVQPIYLLSWSIAMAAIGLSADIRELHSDHGVKALIQAFCGCCAAVATFFAGLFVIY from the coding sequence ATGGTGGCGACGGCGAGAGTCGGCAAGGTCTGGGATTCGAGGAGGGCGATCCTTCTGGCGATCTTCATCGGCACCCTGTTCTTTCTCTTTCAACGGTTCATCGGCAGCTATTTCACCGATCCCCTGATCCTCTCTCTGGTCGCCGGCATTGCCGTTCGCGCCCTGACCGGCTCCCGCTGGCAGCTGCAGGAGAGCTTCCTTCCCGTCTATCGTCTCTTTATTCCGGTGGGGATCTTCTTCTACGCCGTTAAGAACCTCAACTTCTCCCGGAACCTTTCCCTGAGCCCCTCCCTCCTTGGCCTGCTGGTGCTGGTGATGCTCGTCTACTTCGTCACCATATTCCTCCTCGGCGCCTGGATGGGGCAGAAAAAGACCATTACCTATCTGACCGCCGCCGGGTCGGCGATCTGCGGCGCCTCGGCCATCGCCATCACCTCGCCGGCCCTGGACGCCGAACCGGATGACGTTTCCATCTCCCTGCTGGCCGTGGCGAGCACCTCCCTGGTCGCCCTCTTCGTGATATTCCCCTTTCTCGGAACCCTCTTCGACCTCAGCGGGACCACCTACGCCCTCGCCTCCGGTTCGGTCCTGCAGCTGACCGGATTCGTCAAGGCGGCAGTCGGCCACATGCCCTATCTTTCCGGGGCCATTCCGGCCTCCGAGCTGGCGGCCCTGGCCCTTTCGGTGAAGGCGGGGCGCTATCTGGGGCTGCTGGTCGCCATCCCCCTCCTGTCCAGTCTGGCCCGCAAGAGGATGTCTCTCCCCTGGACCCTCTGGGTATTCGTCGGCGCGGGGCTTCTCGGCACCCGGCTCAGCATGGCCTTCCCGACCTTCTACCAGGAAACCCTCCTCCCCGTCGTGCAGCCGATCTATCTCCTCTCCTGGTCGATTGCCATGGCCGCTATCGGTCTGAGCGCCGATATCCGGGAATTGCACAGCGACCATGGTGTCAAGGCTCTGATTCAGGCCTTCTGCGGCTGCTGCGCCGCGGTGGCCACCTTTTTTGCCGGCCTTTTTGTCATCTACTAA
- a CDS encoding sensor histidine kinase, with the protein MAAVQTPSRSSLRNQILLAILSLVVFWGISLSVIFQNVLDGILLARGLDTATIGAISNRFILLSSGFTLGGIMVMLLLSLWFARRLSDPIRRLTEGAVRIAAGDLKAQVAVTGSDELGALGAAFNCMVEDLRRTTVSRDELEAAVIARTAELSRAHASLQEALGVAESARAKIDALVRSAADGLMVTDMDQRIVLLNPAAEDLLGVSLPAVEGRCSRAVFGESPFQERLGAVSAGEAQEGDLDLELAGEDPETPRIVRARISLIRDGAGGVTGVITSLRDVSRERELSRMKSEFIATAAHELRTPLTSVYGYTEMLLTTPELGVSEQREFLGIIFEKAEVLNRIIDDLLDLSRVESGRMIHLEKVPFDLGESLHLFIGQYRQEYPGRRFELELAPETRPVIADRGKVGQVLENLLSNAVKYSREGGTIRVSAAWGDDGCRVTVADDGIGMTSHQAARAFEKFYRANPSASAVGGLGLGLSIVRHIVDAHGGRVWLESQAQRGTRVSFLLPKETPRVDRERPLG; encoded by the coding sequence ATGGCCGCTGTCCAAACCCCCTCCCGTTCAAGCCTCAGGAATCAGATCCTTCTGGCGATCCTTTCGCTGGTCGTCTTCTGGGGGATCTCCCTTTCCGTGATCTTCCAGAATGTCCTCGACGGGATTCTTCTTGCCCGCGGCCTGGACACCGCGACCATCGGCGCGATTTCCAACCGTTTCATCCTCCTGAGCTCCGGATTCACCCTCGGGGGAATCATGGTGATGCTCCTTCTCTCCCTGTGGTTCGCGCGGCGCCTCTCCGACCCGATCCGCCGCCTGACCGAAGGGGCGGTGCGGATCGCCGCCGGCGATCTGAAGGCGCAGGTGGCCGTGACCGGGAGCGACGAGCTCGGGGCCCTCGGCGCCGCCTTCAATTGCATGGTCGAAGATCTGCGTCGCACGACCGTTTCCCGGGATGAGCTTGAGGCGGCGGTCATCGCCCGCACGGCCGAATTAAGCCGGGCCCATGCTTCCCTGCAGGAGGCTCTGGGGGTGGCCGAGAGCGCCCGGGCCAAAATCGACGCCCTGGTCCGCTCGGCGGCTGACGGCCTGATGGTCACCGATATGGATCAGCGCATCGTCCTGCTCAATCCCGCGGCCGAAGATCTCCTCGGGGTCTCTTTGCCCGCCGTCGAGGGTCGCTGCAGTCGGGCTGTTTTCGGCGAAAGCCCCTTTCAGGAGCGACTGGGGGCGGTTTCTGCCGGCGAGGCGCAGGAGGGGGACCTCGACCTGGAGCTGGCCGGCGAGGACCCCGAGACTCCACGCATCGTCAGGGCACGGATCTCTCTCATCAGGGACGGCGCCGGGGGGGTGACCGGGGTGATCACCAGTCTGCGGGATGTCTCCCGGGAGCGGGAGCTCAGCCGCATGAAGAGCGAGTTCATCGCCACCGCCGCCCATGAGCTGCGCACGCCGCTCACCTCGGTCTACGGCTATACGGAGATGCTCCTGACCACACCGGAGCTCGGCGTCTCCGAGCAGCGGGAATTCCTCGGTATCATCTTCGAGAAGGCCGAGGTCCTCAATCGGATCATCGACGACCTTCTCGATCTCAGCCGCGTCGAATCGGGGCGGATGATCCATCTGGAAAAGGTCCCCTTCGACCTGGGCGAAAGCCTGCATCTGTTTATCGGCCAGTACCGGCAGGAGTACCCCGGACGGCGCTTCGAGCTGGAACTGGCCCCGGAAACCCGACCGGTGATCGCCGACCGGGGGAAGGTGGGGCAGGTGCTGGAAAACCTGCTGAGCAACGCCGTGAAGTATTCCCGGGAGGGCGGGACGATTCGGGTCAGCGCCGCCTGGGGAGACGACGGTTGCCGGGTGACCGTGGCCGACGACGGCATCGGCATGACGTCCCACCAGGCGGCCCGGGCCTTCGAGAAATTCTACCGGGCCAACCCCTCGGCCTCCGCCGTCGGCGGACTCGGTCTGGGGCTCAGCATCGTCCGGCACATCGTCGATGCCCATGGCGGACGGGTGTGGCTGGAGAGCCAGGCCCAGAGGGGAACCCGGGTTTCCTTCCTCCTCCCGAAGGAGACTCCAAGGGTTGACAGGGAGCGTCCCCTCGGGTGA
- a CDS encoding NAD(P)/FAD-dependent oxidoreductase, which yields MKKDINEKGAIIQRDKETYAIAPHIPGGITNPETLRKIADVAERYGAQALKLTSAQRIAIVGLPEEKLDEIWAELGEKQGAAIGLCVRSVKICPGTTYCKRGQQDSVEVGLEMDRKYHGMELPWKFKMGISGCMNDCGEVCIKDVGLIGTPKGWNLMVGGNGGSAPRLSHKLLENIPSDGEALAAVDHLIQWFKAKDRRCRLGKFIDEMGFEAFRAEVLDGFKD from the coding sequence ATGAAGAAGGATATCAACGAGAAGGGGGCGATCATCCAGCGCGACAAGGAAACCTACGCCATCGCCCCCCACATCCCGGGCGGCATCACCAATCCGGAAACCCTGCGCAAGATCGCCGACGTCGCCGAGCGCTACGGCGCCCAGGCCCTGAAGCTCACCAGCGCCCAGCGCATCGCCATTGTCGGCCTCCCCGAAGAAAAACTCGACGAGATCTGGGCCGAACTCGGGGAGAAGCAGGGGGCGGCCATCGGCCTCTGCGTCCGCTCGGTGAAGATCTGCCCCGGTACCACCTACTGCAAGCGCGGTCAGCAGGATTCGGTGGAGGTCGGCCTGGAGATGGACCGCAAATACCACGGCATGGAGCTCCCCTGGAAATTCAAGATGGGGATTTCCGGCTGCATGAACGACTGCGGCGAAGTCTGCATCAAGGACGTGGGGCTCATCGGCACCCCCAAGGGGTGGAACCTCATGGTCGGCGGCAACGGCGGCAGCGCCCCGCGTCTCTCCCATAAACTCCTCGAGAACATCCCGAGCGACGGGGAGGCCCTGGCGGCGGTCGACCACCTCATCCAGTGGTTCAAGGCCAAGGACCGGCGCTGCCGGCTCGGCAAGTTCATCGATGAGATGGGGTTTGAAGCCTTCAGGGCCGAGGTCCTCGACGGCTTCAAGGACTAA
- a CDS encoding VWA domain-containing protein: protein MKKLAFLLGAAALILAGCPGSSSHTRAVYMLLDTSGTYTAELNKAQAIINYLLGTLQPGDSLAVARIDTGSFSEKDIVRKITFDGRPSVSTQQKRDFRDAIDKFVAEVKGSPYTDITGGILQATETLNETGAGKKTILVFSDMEEEIKAGYVRDIPFNLQGIELVALNVTKLRGDIIDPRKFMNRLEEWKVKVEKGDGRWRVVNDLERLERILQ from the coding sequence ATGAAGAAACTCGCATTTCTCCTCGGAGCCGCGGCCCTGATCCTCGCCGGGTGTCCCGGCAGCAGCAGCCACACCCGCGCGGTTTATATGCTCCTCGACACCTCGGGGACCTACACCGCCGAATTGAACAAGGCCCAGGCGATCATCAACTACCTCCTCGGCACCCTGCAGCCCGGCGACTCCCTGGCGGTGGCCCGGATCGACACCGGCAGTTTCAGCGAGAAGGACATTGTCCGGAAAATCACTTTCGACGGCCGCCCCTCGGTCTCCACCCAGCAGAAGCGCGACTTCCGCGACGCCATCGACAAGTTCGTCGCCGAGGTCAAGGGGAGCCCCTATACCGACATCACCGGCGGCATCCTGCAAGCCACGGAGACCTTGAACGAAACGGGGGCCGGGAAAAAGACGATTCTGGTCTTTTCCGACATGGAGGAGGAGATCAAGGCGGGATACGTGCGGGACATCCCCTTCAACCTGCAGGGGATCGAGCTGGTCGCCCTCAACGTCACCAAACTGCGGGGGGACATCATCGATCCCCGCAAGTTCATGAACCGGCTCGAAGAATGGAAAGTCAAGGTGGAAAAAGGGGACGGCCGCTGGCGGGTGGTCAACGACCTGGAACGCCTTGAACGGATCCTGCAGTAA